The DNA region GCTTTGCATTTTAGGGCTTGACGGTCCACTGCATTCTGGACAATCTGTGAGGGTGTCACAGTGCATGATAGGTGAGACAATCATGACCTGGACTGGTACAGTTATTGACTGGTAACAGTGTTGAAAGGTTGCTCAGATTTATAAGGAATCACTCTAAGAatccaaacaaattaaaaatgatggtTTAGCACACATTTAACTTTTCAACACAGCTTCAAGGCTTTTCCACATCCATACAAGACAAAATATATAAGTGATAAGGgaaaaattcattttttcttttatatacaAATGCAGAATAAACTTTTTGTGCCCCTTTCAtgaagtctgtgtgtctgagtatGTAGACTGGATAATAAAGTcgaaatgtgaaatataaattaaatcTCAGTTATCTTCTATCTTCTTCGACCACGAGATGCTGTCCACAGTTCAGTGAATTATTCTGTCTTGCTTCAGGGAGGAAACGCAGAGGAGCTGCTGCCCCCTGCAGGCCAAAGGTCGATGGCCCAAAAGGTTTACAGTCATGCCGTCCAACTCAGACTTTGGCCTGAAAATctcagaatggaaaaaaaaaaaaaaagtatccaattagttcataaatacattttagtaaACTCTGTACTGTTCACTATGATATCTCATAGTGAGATATCACTATGATTTCATTTGGCTTTGAGAGAAAATGTGCTGATTGTACTGAAGTCAGACTTGAAATTGATGTAGTTTTTTGATTGAGATGAGCAATAAGatgattttggttttttttttaatataattacatGCCCTTTTGGATGAATACATCCATAGTATTCATTACTCAGTGAATATTAATGGATTTATAAAACATTGTCTTCACTGCTTTATGACTCCTTCATCTTGACACACTCCACTGATGAACCCACGTGAATTCACACACAAGCAGCTTCCTTGCATCAACtataaagaaaatacaatttttgGTTATGATGTATATGTCTAAATTGAATTACCTGTCAAAGACTATTTTACGCAACAATTTAAAGATTAAATCAGAGTGCTCTAAATTCTGAGGCATTTAATCTGTGCTAGTTTCATACCCCGATGTCTACACTCAGGCCCTGGCCGATGGAGCCTGATGCTTCTTTAAATGCATTGTTAAAGCTATTTAAGATTGTCTCCTTTTAACTCCCGTTTCTAGCTTAGAAAGTGGGTGAATCATTTGTTAAAACACCTAAGATCAGCACTCACAAAATCATGCAACTACgcagctccttttttttttttttttactactatTCAACATTCAGACCGTTTATCTCAGTGCTGTTAATATACAGTTTGTCTGGTCTACTTCAGAGTACTGACATCTTCTATTCTAATGCAATTTAGTTTCTTCTCAGTTTTAGATAGTCAGTATTTTGATCTTCTGAAGACATGGCCTCTGTGAAATTAGGAGACAAAGTGAAGCTATCGGGACCATCAATAACCCAAGAACACTGCGGCCCTGGGGAggcatattttatttcatttgtcaaTATACTTCAGGAAACAATATACAAAGCAACGATGTGGTCACCTTTACTGAATGTGTGGCGTAGCTCAGTCGTAGACTCATTAAGATAGTGTGGTGGAGggaagaggggagaaaaaaaaaaaaaaaaacaggcctttGCAGCATAGGACCCTGCTCTTCATCAGTGGGGGATGAACAAAATCAGAGAGGAATGGAACGTGCTGGGAAAACAACCCTGTGCACGACACGCCTGTCGAAGATCTTACTGTTGTTGGTCAAAGGGGATACAAGAAGATGTGAACAAGGCTTAAGACTTTCAACAAGGCACTAGCTTATGAACCAATCCTAATATTCCAATGAAATAACCAGTGCTCATTTTAGTTTAACATGTTTATTACAATACATACATTTCACATTTGACCTTGTGACCTCTTGGTGCCCTGCACTGACTCAAAAGGTGATCCAGGTCATGTCTCCCTCTAACCTTCTGTGATACCACTCCTGAATTGGGTGCAAATGAAAACTCAACGCATGGATATCAGTGATTTCCCCTTCGTCACTACAACTCTtataaataaaacctttttgaACTCTGCATCCTCTTCTTAAAACTTCATTGTTATGTTAGCAACTGTACAAAGGAATGAACCAGTGGAACCACCTCAGCTTAAAAAGGGacaaaagaggggaaaaaaaaaaaaacaaagaaaacaaaaaacccaacaaggATGGTGTGGTGTTGGTGTCCCAGGAGAAGGTGCAACAGGGCAGGGCAGAGGCAAAGGGAGAGTAATGGGAATGGTCCAAAGCATCACGCCATTATATATctaagatttttatttttaatttttttgttgcattattattttattttaaatcactcCACCACACCACCAGGCACTGTTTTTTCAGACTGGGAAATGCAGGGCCACCAGAAGCTGCAAACAGATCACTGAACCATTGTGAGCAGCCATGACAGACCTGAGGGGTGGGGTTGTCTACCATGCCTGAGTACACGGTACAGTTCACCCAGAGGAGCCAAGAGGGGCAGAATCCAGACAGTCATCAGATTAACCGGCATTTGAGGAGAGGAACTACTTTGATGCTTTATGCTCAGcttgtgtgtaaaataaatggcTTCAAACATCCACCTCCGTTTACATGCAGGTCACATGTGCTCAATGGTTCAATGATCTAGCCGACAGAATGAAGCTTTAAGTCTGCAAAGGAGTTAACATGAAGGAAAGGCTAGCTAATGAATGTAGCCGCCTAGGCGTTGATTAGTTTGGATGTCAAAAGCTTTGATAGGCATGGCTTTCCATGGCTTCAATctacaaaacatatttacaacATAGATAATAACATCTACAAgaaatctacattttttttccattgaggGTTTTTTACAAAATTTGTAAATCACCcaacccctccccccttctcccaCAACAgctcttcattttctccctcttggTTCTCCCAGCCCAACGGTCCAAGGGCAACCTGACTGccactgttttgtgtgtgtgcgtgtgtgtgcgtgtgtgtgtgtgtgtgtaagactgGGCTCAAGAGGAACGGAACTGCTCTCTCCCCCGCTTCCAACTATGTGCAATGGGTCTTTTCCCCCCGTCCCCCTCCCAACGCTTGCCTTAACGCACAAACCAGAAGTTCTCAGACCATGAATGAATTCTGATTCTTCAACTTTTCAAGTTCTTTGATTTGCTGTCTCAGAAACAGTATcctgtgggagagaaagagagcacagTTAGCGTTATTGAAGTTGACCTCACATGTCCACAGGTGTTGGCTTCTTGACTAAAATCGTCTCTTACCTCTGCTCACGCAATGTTGCTTGAATTTCACAGACTCTAACCAAAGACCGCAGGTTTTTGAGCTCGGTGCAGTTCTCAGACATGCAGATGCTCCCCATAGTGTGAGCCTCTTCACGTAGTCTTGATGCCTTGCAAGATCATCACACATAAATTAGCTTTGATGTGTGTTGTCATGGAGACCAGAACTAGCACAAAAGCCGTTATTTCTCCAGTTCAGTCCTTTAAGGGAAATTATTGACAAACCTGTTTCTCTGCATGTTCAGCAGGCCACCCCTGCACATGCTTGATGAGATTCTCATTGAAGTGGGCAGCAAGGGTGGGGGTGAAGGAGCAGGAAGGCCGAGCCGCTGAAGCCGAGGGGGGAGCGGAGGCAGAGTTGGGAGcattgctgctgctggaggcgaCATGATTAGGACCAGGGGAGGGACTCCTCTGACTGCTGCAATGAACAGATGGTGAAGCCAGACATTTGAGAGCTgagctttataaaaaaaaaaaaaaaaaaccttttcaaatAATAGAAAAGTGGACACTAATGACTAATGACATTGGACATGTCAGATGTGTTCACAGAATAACACCGCAAGTCTGAAACTGGATAAAAATGTGTAACCTCAGTGTAAATGGCCCCATCTGCATGGGCTGACAGGAGAATGCACAATGCCAGTTTAAACCATTAGAAAAATTCACTATGAATCAACCagtttattaaataaattatttttaaaaaaaaatattgtttgaaATTTTTGATGTGTTATAGACCAAACAGGAATTgttattataaaatataatgaaattaatTGTTACTTATATCCTTGTTTGTGATACCTCGTCTGCATCTTCAGTATCCAGATTGAGTAACTCAATGAGCAGCACTGGAGTTGCCAAACTTATTTGATTTATGCTAATGTAAATTTCTATCTACATCACCCAATGTcaagcacagaaaaaataaatctgttcatATATTTACATTGACTTCATTTGAATAAACATCTCTTATCAAAAAAGTGAATGGAGGAGGGCAACAACCACAGGTTGTTCCATTAATGACCAGCAGATGGAACTGCTGTGATGCATTTGTAAGTGGACTAGACCATATTTTGGCAGACCGCACTTTCAATACATTCAACTACAAgagcagaatcagagatagatGGCCAAGGACCAAGGCCAAAAATACTCAAAATCAGCAGGGAGAAGGTGACTAAGATTTGTCATTACAACAAATGCTAACGATCTATATGCAGGCAACATCTGACATATCCACGCTTCCACAGGTATGGCCGACAAAGAAGACCCATATTTACCGAACTGCTGTCAGGTATTACCCACTGAGGTACATTATTTCACTTACAATACTATTTATTAAGTGGGTTTGGTACTACCTACCCTTGGCGCTGCAGGGTGCGTGGCGAGGCTGTGGTGGCATCATGACTATGCTGCTTATCGCTGGAGAGGGGCTGCTGGGAGGTGGGCTGGGGATGAGACGCCTGCTTCACCGCTGGCGTGCTCACCTGAATGCAACAAGTTAGAAAAGAAACCACAGAGTAAATTGAATTCCCTGTTTGTACAAATCTTTCTCTCCTCAAATCTTTAATTTCTTTAGTCTGGCTTCGACATCACACGATCCACTGTGCAGTAAGTAAAAGATGCAGCCGACTCCCCTTGCAAATACTTTATGCAAGTTTATTTTCTGGTATACCTAAAATGTCATTGAACTTCAGCCTTGAACATGCAACTTCAGTAAATGTCATTTTAGTGTAAAAGTCTCCTTTTGAAACGTGATTCAGAAGTTTACTTCCTTTTAGTCTCTGCaataactaaaaaataaaataaatgctttataTTTCAGAAATCCAACAGCAAATTGGCTCTGATAAAAATAGTTCCCCCTCAGAATATTGACATATGTGCCATCAACACTTAGACACCGAATTGTTAGTTATCCTTGATGACGGAACAAAATTTGCTGGTCATTTTTAGTCAATCCTCTACATTATATTACTATGGTCTTACTTTTGGCTGTGATATGACAGGCTGCGTGCTGAAGAGGGGCTTTAGAGGACCAGCGTTAGTCTGTGGTGTGCTAATCCTTGGAGAAACATAGGACCTGGGCGATGAGGCATCTGACGTTAATGACATCGGTGACTGGTTGGATTGTtgagctgctggagaaacatgggccaaagaaaaagaaaaagaaaaaaaaaaacagataatgaAAGGGACACAGTTCACTACATTCAACATTGAACAGGAATAGCACTACAGTCCAGGATGAAAGCATTTTGACGAGCCTTCATTTCTTATTCGTTAGCCTCAGCACATTcgataaaaaaaagataatggaCACGGCATTAAAATGTCATGTCTCAACTTTGATTCTAcatcagcacagacagaaatgtgtaTGAGTCAAGGGGTTTAAAGGTAACTGGACAACAAATACCCATTCTTTCTTATTGGACCTGTCCAAATGGTTCTGGTTGGCCTGTATGAGTAAATATCAATGAAAACTATAGCCCATCACATCCAAAACCAACCCCTCCCCACTACCACTTCAATACAAGTGCCACTGGCAGCTGAGGCGGGCTAATGAagagtggagtgtgtgtgtgtatatatataaagttgATCACTGAAAACATTGTATTACAGCGTGTTTGCTATGTGGCGCAGCCTCCAtgggaacatgcaaacagagggTGAGGGGAAATGCTTGAATTTGGGAATGTGCCTTAAATTACTAACACTGTATTGGCAGATGATATCATCTTATTTTAACCTTATCCAGTTTTTATCCCACAGGAAAACCAAAGGAATTCCTTTAAATTATCTCTGCTCATCAGTCAAAGCCATTATACATCACATCTTACTGACCATATTTCTATGCAGCTCTGAACATATGTTCATTTACCTTGGCTGGAGAGTTGGGCAGCTTGAGAGAGGATAGTAGTGATATTGAAAGCTGACGGTCCAGCAGTGAGGATCTTATGAAGCATCGACTGTAATGAAGCttgtgtgacagcagctgtaagaactacacaaacagaaaaacagatacaCAGTCACAATGTGCTGATGTCCTGCCTCTATCTCTGCTATTAGTTTCTGCACTGTATCAAACTGAATATGCCAAAATGAGAACTGtgttgtaaaatgtaaacaagcTTTTAACTATCTCACATTAAGACTGACGGATTTCAGCACcgaacaaaataaacaaacaaaaaaaataaaaatcattttaccAGAATGCTTAGAATCTTTGATATCAGGCAGTTTAACGTATGTTGAAAGAATGTTTTAATGGTTAACAATGAAGGAATGGATTCGCTGACTTCCAGCTACAGTGCGAGTGGAATTACTGTAATGAGCCTATTTGGCTGTGAAGTGCCTGCATTTCTCTGATGGCACAAACATTCAGTTTAGAAGTTTAGAAAGGTTAATAAACATTGTGACCGCTATTATACCCAGCGCATACCCCACCCAGGTAAAACAATCACTCCTGGACCACACTGGCCATTGGGTGAACTGGAAACTGCCCATTTCATAAAGCTGGTGGATCATTGTGAAATTTAAGTTCTTACTCTGAGAGTACTTATGATGAAGTTATGACAATATCTGCTTGGTAAATTATCATGTGCGTACCAATACCAGCAACAATAGCAGATCCTCCACATACACAACCAACTATTCAATACTTTAATGGTACAGTTAACACTACCTTGTATAGAAGTACCATACTTTATTTTCTCACATGTACTACACTAATATCCCTGAGTACTAAACTTCATTAGTCAACTTATCACCATTACAGCTTGATTTTGTAATGAGGGAAATAATGTTCCCAGTGACCTAAAAATTAACTAATGAACCAAGATTCAGAAGATTGTTATGGTTATATTTCATCAATAACCCACATTGGCTTTGTGTGGGTGGCTTCAGGTtgtttacacacaaaacacctgGTTCAACACTGGGTGACTCATCACTGAGGTTGCAGTCGAGAACTGTGCCTACCTCCTGCTGTATGTGACGCTCAGTGGCAGTTTAAAGAGATGGCTCGTGTTTCCAAGAAGATATGTAAAAGACTCTACCATACGTTTGAATGTTTAAGTTCTCTCTATGAGTAGggtctttttgtgtgtattgtacAGTAGGTCAGTGTACGAGACAGCTCCCTTCACATGTAGGGCCGACATAGAGAGGATGTCTGAGTCAAACTTTCAGAGCAATCACAAATTTTGGAAAACGATTTTCTCCAAAATTAAGTTTCACACTTTATGGATACTGCAGTCTTTGAAAATCTAGCTTTTCTTCATGCAAATATCTGTATTCATCCCTAGTGGGTTGAGCCTGCaggctcttcagcagcagcctccacAGTTATTGTATTGCTGCTCTATTCCTTCTTCTCATACCAACTAAACTCAAAATATTTCTGGTCTTTGACACAGTGAACCACCTGGGCCAGGGATTCACCCACGACAATACAAACAGCACAGTATAATTGGGATAGCAACTAAGACAGCATGCAATTGTGTGCTCAGACCAGTAAGACAGATTATGATGTCATGCCAAATAGACAAAGAGCAGTCTGACTAACAGCTGATAGAGGTgcagcacatttaaaacaatcatcTAGCTAGCTCTCATGGAGCCTTGCAGCAGGACTGGATGTTCTTTAGAATCACTTTTTTCCTAGATCTGCTTTTTACCTTCATTGATTTTTGCCATGTCCACACTGGCATTGTTGAGCTGTAGGGCAGTCTGAAGTGCTGGGAGAAGCTGGCGAAGCAGGGTGGGGTCTTGGAGTAGTGGAGGGGCGGGGGACTGTGAAACTGGAGACACGGGCACCGTGGACGCTGATGACCCAGCGGGCCCTGATGTTTGGTTCAAGGTCCCTGAGCCTGAGGATGAGGACTGGGACTGGGTGGCAAGGGTTGCAGTGGGCTTCTCCCCCTGGGCTGACTCTGCAATGAGAAAAAAGGGCAATGTAGTTTTAGTTGTGGCACACCTAATTCCCTAATACAAACCACAACACAGCCCTCCAGCTAATTTGAGTGGAAATATGGCATTAGATCTCTGGCAGAATATATCTAAAATTTCAGATTCTTTACAAGGTTTATGATGCTTTTTCACAGACTTAAGAAAAAGATAATGTAGGAATGTTATTTTGGATCATTGACTACAAGAAAGTGCAGCCAATAAGAAGATCAAAAACTGTCCATGAGTACATATCAAAATTTGCTCATTACGGATCATAATCAGACAATGTTCAGAGACAGTAGTCAGGGAGACAGAAAGGATGGTCACAGGTCAGAACTAAACccatgcagctgcagctgtgactgAGCCTCTGTGTTTACTCTTCTTGGGGAGCCACTCGAGTACCCCAAAAAGCAGACATTGAATTGAACTAAAATGGTGGCCTCCAGGAATGTCATAAATTGATTTCGATTAGTTCTTGGTTCAATAAAGAGGGGTGGCTCTATATTTTGGGTGTTTTGGTGGTTCATGAGTGGACAAAACCAGCAACTCCTGACCTAATTTAAGGTTGGTTTCTGGTTCGTCAGAGGTAAATATGTGCAACTCCTTCCACTAACAGTGGCCTGTAGGTGATGGTCTACCTATCAATTCGTCTGCATACCACAAGTACGACATATTAGGCATTACATTATTTACTGCTCAAACTATCTTATTCAGTAATTATGCAATTATTTCAGTGTTACTGGAGATTGTGGTTCAGATATATCAAGTCCACACACTTAAATTATCTGAATATTggtctgaatatttatttaccAAACTTCCAGTGACCTGACTTTTTTCactagaaaaaacaaaaacaaaacggaCAACTCACATTCAATGGATTTATATTATAACACTATCTTTTACATGCAAACAGCAATTTATACAGCGAGCATGCAAACTTACTGCAGCCAGGTTGTTTAACAGTAATTGGTGACAGCTGATATGGCGTCTGTTCTAACTTCTATACTGCCTTGCTAATGATAATTGCCATCGGAGCTCAGAGAACCTGTGTGTCTGAGTCACTTACCACTCTGCCTGATGAATTTTTCACTTCCACGCACATTTTCACCATCTCATGCATAATCTTTCTTAAGCAGGTGGCCTGATTGCATTATGCACCCAAAGTTTGATTTTGCTGATGAGTGAACCAGTGTTGTCTGTTAAAAGATAACAGTTGTACAGCCCTACAACAATGTGTTaccttgattttatttaatgaatgcATGAGACTTTACAGCAGCTGcatcaataaacaataaacacatcaatccatccatcttcaatcGATTTTCCTTTACCGGGTTGCAGCACACAAATTATTAGaaattttattgaaattcttaCAACATAAAGGCAAGAGTACTCATAAAATACTTGCCCTTGGTATCCAAAAgccaatatttcaaaataacataCAGCCAATCATTGGCCTTTATTGAAAGATGAATTGCTATATGCATGCTTTAAATcagtttggcttttattttattttatttttactattaaGAGCTACTAGTTTTTTATAGCTTTTCTAAATTTATGATTgcagaagataaaaaaatatttttaagagTCTTAAAATACAGTGAAGGATCTGTTTAATCCCCTGATCTATTAAAATTTTCCCTGCTGCTTCAGTGATCAAGCCAACAAACTAAAATCTGTTTAACTGCTGCAGTGAAGAGGACTCACTGGGATGACCCTTTCACAATGTCAAGTATAAAATCTATATAGGAGCATGCATGCAGTTATTCACCTcaaacaactttttaaaacagttttttaaataaaattattctgaCAAAATTATTGATAAGACAACTAGATGCATTTCTTGCTCAGGGCAAAAGACTTCTCCAATCAATTGAGGGCCGCTGACTGAGCCACATGACCCAAGAAAAGCTGCTGAACCAGTGGTTTCCGGCATCTGCACAGAGTGAACAatctttttcatgtttacaaTTATGAACCGTCTTATAATAGAGGCTTTCATTCAGGTCATTACATTTATACAATTTAAAGCTGTTTAAGATACAAGAGCAATTCCAACATAGGGGTAGCCCTGGTATATAAAATCTCtcagtttcattttaacataCCACTCTCTCTTCAAACTGACTCAGTTTGTGATACACACCTGATGGAGTTGCATGCACTCCAGTGACTGACTGAGAACTAGCAACCTCCCAACTAGTTTCTACTCACAACCTTGTGGTTTGGATTACACTGCCTCTCAAAACTGCCTGCATGTCAGTTACACCTAGTGCATAGAGAAATCACCagtgcaaagaaaagaaataggACGAACTGCAGGAACAAACACCAGAAACATATTCAATCAGAAGGGTAAATTCCTCCAACACACGTCTTAGAAGTGCTGTGTATTCTTAaaatcatttagtttttttgtaacAAATAATAAAGTAAAGACTCTTTTCCGCTTTTCTTTAGTGCATCAcgtatttttctctttcacttcagTATCTGGCAGAACTCATGACTGGCTAATGCCTAAGTCTGAGTATCAGAATCCATAACAGCAAGCACATCCTAGTATTATAACATTTCTCACACAGAACGCTACCAAGGACCACAAGTACATTCACAATATCTGAGAAAACTGTATGAATAACTCgataaatacttaaatacttTTTGAAGCAGAAAGGGCTTTTTGGGAAAAGGTAACCATTGATGTACCAATAATAAAAGCAGTGAAGGATAATAAAGAACATGTGACTAAAGCACATCAGGTAACCGCTGCACACTACTGTGGACTAGGCTCTGACATACCTTTTAAGCAATTCATGGTATTGACATTGTTGAAGAGTGTGCAGCAGCAATACAAGTAGCAGTAGCCTGGGGTGAACTTCTTGTAATAAAAGAATTTTAGTCAActattttaattaagtttttcCTGTCTGGCATGAGTTTTCATGCATGTCATGATGACAACAGATGGAAACAGGCCTTAAAAACCATTCACAAGACAAAAGAACAAGCTCACTGgctataaagaaagaaagacaaagaacaacATTTACTCTACAATCAAAATTGTGCTGCTATGTACTAGCTACCAAAACACCAATGGATGGCACTGTAACCTAATTAAGTGAGTTCTCACAGTTCATTCACTCCTTTCAGTTTGCATTTCATGCAGTCAAAACTGGCAAAATTATTCTTCcaaggaaaacaacacacatcagTAAGGACTAGTTTATTGTCAATTTCTG from Echeneis naucrates chromosome 20, fEcheNa1.1, whole genome shotgun sequence includes:
- the waca gene encoding WW domain-containing adapter protein with coiled-coil isoform X2, with protein sequence MVMYARKQPRLGDGCDRRDSQPYQTLKYSSKSHPGGDHRHEKMRDSDVTPPCKMLRRSDSPENKHIDSTGHGRAKAVHTHRARERDGGTSYSPQENSHNHSSLHSTNSHCNPSKTSDTPYEPGDDWSEHISSSGKKYYYNCRTEVSQWEKPKEWLEREQRQKEATKTAVINSFPKDRDYRREAMQASAAPTGSKSAQGEKPTATLATQSQSSSSGSGTLNQTSGPAGSSASTVPVSPVSQSPAPPLLQDPTLLRQLLPALQTALQLNNASVDMAKINEVLTAAVTQASLQSMLHKILTAGPSAFNITTILSQAAQLSSQAQQSNQSPMSLTSDASSPRSYVSPRISTPQTNAGPLKPLFSTQPVISQPKVSTPAVKQASHPQPTSQQPLSSDKQHSHDATTASPRTLQRQGSQRSPSPGPNHVASSSSNAPNSASAPPSASAARPSCSFTPTLAAHFNENLIKHVQGWPAEHAEKQASRLREEAHTMGSICMSENCTELKNLRSLVRVCEIQATLREQRILFLRQQIKELEKLKNQNSFMV
- the waca gene encoding WW domain-containing adapter protein with coiled-coil isoform X1; protein product: MVMYARKQPRLGDGCDRRDSQPYQTLKYSSKSHPGGDHRHEKMRDSDVTPPCKMLRRSDSPENKHIDSTGHGRAKAVHTHRARERDGGTSYSPQENSHNHSSLHSTNSHCNPSKTSDTPYEPGDDWSEHISSSGKKYYYNCRTEVSQWEKPKEWLEREQRQKEATKTAVINSFPKDRDYRREAMQASAAPTGSKSAQGEKPTATLATQSQSSSSGSGTLNQTSGPAGSSASTVPVSPVSQSPAPPLLQDPTLLRQLLPALQTALQLNNASVDMAKINEVLTAAVTQASLQSMLHKILTAGPSAFNITTILSQAAQLSSQAAQQSNQSPMSLTSDASSPRSYVSPRISTPQTNAGPLKPLFSTQPVISQPKVSTPAVKQASHPQPTSQQPLSSDKQHSHDATTASPRTLQRQGSQRSPSPGPNHVASSSSNAPNSASAPPSASAARPSCSFTPTLAAHFNENLIKHVQGWPAEHAEKQASRLREEAHTMGSICMSENCTELKNLRSLVRVCEIQATLREQRILFLRQQIKELEKLKNQNSFMV
- the waca gene encoding WW domain-containing adapter protein with coiled-coil isoform X3, whose protein sequence is MVMYARKQPRLGDGCDRRDSQPYQTLKYSSKSHPGGDHRHEKMRDSDVTPPCKMLRRSDSPENKHIDSTGHGRAKAVHTHRARERDGGTSYSPQENSHNHSSLHSTNSHCNPSKTSDTPYEPGDDWSEHISSSGKKYYYNCRTEVSQWEKPKEWLEREQRQKEATKTAVINSFPKDRDYRREAMQASAAPTGSSKSSAGEKPTATLATQSQSSSSGSGTLNQTSGPAGSSASTVPVSPVSQSPAPPLLQDPTLLRQLLPALQTALQLNNASVDMAKINEVLTAAVTQASLQSMLHKILTAGPSAFNITTILSQAAQLSSQAQQSNQSPMSLTSDASSPRSYVSPRISTPQTNAGPLKPLFSTQPVISQPKVSTPAVKQASHPQPTSQQPLSSDKQHSHDATTASPRTLQRQGSQRSPSPGPNHVASSSSNAPNSASAPPSASAARPSCSFTPTLAAHFNENLIKHVQGWPAEHAEKQASRLREEAHTMGSICMSENCTELKNLRSLVRVCEIQATLREQRILFLRQQIKELEKLKNQNSFMV